Part of the Janibacter alkaliphilus genome is shown below.
GGACATGCTCGCCGGCCGGTACCCCTCGGACGAGTTCGCCGAGCTGCGGCCCCGGCTGACCTGGGACCGTGGCGCCGGCACCCTCAGCGGTCGTCGTGGCGCGCAGCGGCTGGCCGTCACCAGCGGCGGCACCATCCCCGACCGCGGGCTGTACGGGGTCTTCCTCGCCGGATCCGACGGCCCGGGCCGACGGGTCGGCGAGCTCGACGAGGAGATGGTCTACGAGTCCCGGGTCGGCGACACCTTCACCCTCGGCACGAGCACCTGGCGGATCCAGGACATCACCCACGACCAGGTGCTCGTCACCCCGGCGCCGGGCGAACCGGGTCGGCTGCCCTTCTGGCACGGCGACCAGATCGGCCGTCCCGCCGAGCTGGGCGCGGCGGTCGGCTCCTTCGTCCGCGAGGTCGGGGCGCTGGCACCCGGGCCCGCCCGGGAGCGGCTGACCGCGGCCGGGCTGGACCCGTGGGCCGCGGACAACCTGCTCGGCTACCTCGGCGAGCAGCGCGAGGCCACCGGCCACCTGCCGGACGACCGGACGATCGTCGTGGAGCGCTTCCGCGACGAGATCGGCGACTGGCGGGTGGCGCTGCACTCCCCCTTCGGCGCCCAGGTGCACGCCCCGTGGGCGCTGGCGATCTCGGCGCGGATGCGGGAGCGGCTCGGGGTCGACGTGCAGGCGATGCATGGCGACGACGGGATCGTGCTGCGCCTGCCCGACGTCGAGCTGGACGGCGGCGACGGCCCCGGCCAGGGCGCCCGTGCCGAGGAGATCCTCGACCTGATCACCCTCGACCCGAGCGATGTCGAGACGCTGGTGACCGAGGAGATCGGCGGCTCGGCGCTCTTCGCCGCCCGCTTCCGCGAGTGCGCCGCCCGGGCCCTGCTGCTGCCACGGCGCCGCCCGGACCGCCGCACCCCGCTGTGGCAGCAGCGCCAGCGGGCCGCCGCGCTGCTCGAGGTCGCCAGCGGGCACGCGCAGTTCCCGATCGTGCTGGAGACCGTCCGCGAGTGCCTGCAGGACGTCTTCGACGTCCCGGCGCTGACCGACCTCATGACGAAGGTGGCCGGCCGCGAGGTCTCCCTCGTGGACGTGGAGAGCCCGCGGCCCTCCCCCTTCGCCGCCTCGTTGATGTTCGGCTACGTCGCCCAGTTCCTCTACGAGGGCGACAGCCCGCTGGCCGAGCGCCGTGCGGCCGCGCTGACCCTGGACCCCACGCTGCTGGCCGACCTGCTCGGCCGCGGCGAGCAGCTGGCCCTGGCCGACCTGCTGGACCCGGACGCGGTGCGCCGCACCGAGGCCGAGCTGCAGCACCTGACGCCCGAGCGGGCCGCCCGGGACGGCGAGGACGTCCTCGACCTGCTGCGGGTCCTGGGCCCGCTGAGCCTGGCGGACCTGGACGCCCGCAGCACCGAGGCCCTCGACGTCCCCGCGCTGCAGGAGGCGCTGGAGCAGCTGCGCCGCACCCGCCAGGCCGTCCCGGTCCGCATCGCCGGGCAGGAACGGTGGGCCTGGATCGAGGACGCCGCCCGGCTGCGCGACGCGCTCGGGGTCTCGCTGCCGCCGGGGCTGCCCGAGTCGGTCCTCACCCCCACCGCGGACCCGCTCGGCGAGCTGGTCGCCCGCTACGCCCGCACGCACGTCCCCTTCGCGGCCGCGGACCTGGCCACCTGGTGGGGCATCGGGCGGGCGGTGGCCCAGGACGCGCTGCGCCGGCTGGTGCAGAGCGGCCGGGTGGTCGAGGGCGACCTGCTGCCCGAGGAGTGCGGCGGCAGCGGCGGCGAGCTGTGCGACGCGGAGGTGCTGCGGCTGCTGCGGCGCCGCTCGCTGGCCGCGCTGCGGCACGAGGTGGAGCCGGTGGACCCGCGCCAGTACGCGCGCTTCCTGCCGTCCTGGCAGGGGGTCGGGCGGCGGATGCGCGGTCGCGAGGGGGTGCTGCGGGTGGTCGAGCAGCTCTCCGGGGTCCGGCTGCCGGCCAGCGCCGTGGAGTCGCTGGTGCTGCCGGCCCGGATGGGCGAGCCGGCCGGGCCGCTGCTCGACGAGCTCACCGCCGCCGGGGAGATCCTGTGGTCGGGGCACGGCGCGATGGCCGGCGACGATCTGTGGGTCAGCCTGCACCTGGCCGAGACCGCGCCGCAGACGCTGCCGCTGCCCGACCGCGACGACCTCGACCCGGTCGAGGAGGCGCTGCTGGCGGCGCTGAGCGGCGGCGGGGCCCGCTTCTTCCGTGACCTCGCCGACGACGTCGCCCGTCGGTTCCTCGACGAGCAGAGCGAGGCCGTCGGCGACGACCGGCTCGTCGAGGCGCTGTGGTCGCTGGTGCACCGCGGCCTGGTCACCGGCGACACCCTGGCCCCGGTCCGAGCCAGCCTGGCCGGCGGACGCAGCAGCCACCGGACCAGCCGGCGCCCACCGAGCCGGGGACGGTACGGCTCGCGGCCCCGGCTGGGACGCAGCGGGCTGCCCGGCCGCAGCGGACCGCCCCGGGCCACCGGGCGCTGGTCGCTGCTGCCCGCCGCCGAGGACGACCCCACGGTGCGGGCGCACGCCGCCGCCGAGGGGCTCCTCGACCGGCACGGGGTGGTCACCCGCGGCGCGGTGGCCGCCGAGGATGTGCCCGGTGGCTTCGCGGCGGTGCACCGGGTGCTCGGTGCGGCCGAGGAGGCCGGGCAGGTGCGTCGCGGCTACTTCGTCGAGGGGCTCGGCGCCTCCCAGTTCGCTGCGGCCGGGGCGGTCGACCAGGTCCGCTCCAGCGGCGGCGCCGACGGGGCTGTCGTGCTCGCCGCGACCGACCCCGCCAACCCGTGGGGCGCGGCGCTGCGCTGGCCGGAGCGGGACGGCGGTCACCAGCCCGGGCGCAAGGCCGGGGCGCTGGTCGTCACGGTGGACGGCGCGCTGGTGCTCTATGTCGAGCGGGGCGGACGCACCCTGCTGACCTGGAGCGAGGACGAGGCGGTGCTCGCCCGCGCCGCCGGCGCCCTGGCCGAGGCGGTGCAGCGCGGTGCGCTGGGCCGGCTCACCGTGCAGAAGGCGGACGGGGCCGACGTCCTCGGGTCTGCCGAACCGCTCGCCCGGGCCCTGGAGGGCGCCGGCTTCCACGCCACCCCGCGCGGGCTGCGGCTGCGCCCCGGCGGGCGGGGCTGAGCCGTGCCCGAGGGCGACACCGTGTGGCGCACGGCGCAGCGGCTGGGCTCCGCGCTCGCCGGTGAGCGGCTCACCCTGGCCGAGATCCGGTGGGGCGAGGTCGACGAGGCGCCGCTGCGCGGGGCGGTGGTCCGCGAGGTCGTCCCGCGCGGCAAGCACCTGCTGCACCGGACGGACACCGGCTGGAGCCTGCACACCCACCTGCGGATGGAGGGCTCCTGGCGGGTGGAGCGCGCCGGATCACCGGCCGCTGCGCGGATGCTGCGCCGTCCCGCGGTGCGAGCGGCCCTGGGCACAGATCGCTGGACGACGATCGGTCTCGACCTCGGGGTCCTCGACCTCGTCCCCACCGAGGACGAGCACCGGCTCGTCGGCCACCTCGGCCCGGACATCCTCGGCCCGGACTGGGACCACGACGAGGCGCTGCGGCGGCTGCGCGAGACCCCGGGCACGACGATCGGCGAGGCCCTGCTCGACCAGCGCCACCTCGCCGGGATCGGCACCTTCTGGGCCAGCGAGGCGCTCTTCGCCGAACGGGTCCACCCGTGGCGAGCGGTGGGTGAGCTGACGCCGGACGAGCTGACGGCGCTCGTCGAGCGGGCCCGCACGCTCATGCTGCGCGGCAAGGAGCACGCGATGCAGTCCTCGACCGGCGTCCGTCGCCGGGGGGAGGAGTCCTACGTGCACGCCCGGTCTGGACGACCGTGCCGACGCTGCGGCAGCACGGTCCGGGTGGCGGCGTTGGGCGCGCCACCGCGCGAGCGGCCGTTCTTCTCCTGCCCGGGCTGCCAGGGAGGTCCCGCGCCGACCGACGACGGGAGACCGCAGGCGCCGCTGGGCGCGAAGCGCCGCTGAGAGCACAGCGCCTGAGAGCACGGCGCCGTTGAGAGAACAGGAGCCGAGGCTTCGCCGAGCCACAGGGGACGCGGCGGCGCCGGACGTCAGGCTGCGGGTGCGGCCACCTCGCGGGCGCTGGCCACCGGCAGCGTGACCGGGGCGCTGGCCTCCTCCGCGCGCCGGGCGCGGTCGGCCAGCTCGGTGAGCACCGAGGACAGCGGCAGGTCGAGGGCTGCGCAGACCGAGGCGAGCAGCTCCGAGCTCGCCTCCTTCTCGCCGCGCTCGATCTCGCTGAGGTAGCCCAGGGAGACCGAGGCCCCGGCGGAGACGTCGCGCAGGGTGCGTCCCTGTGACGCGCGGGCGTCGCGGAGCACGTCGCCGAGCTCCTCGCGCAGCAGCACCACGGTCCTCACCTCTCCTCGTCCGGGGTCTTTACCGTACCCCTCGGCGGCGACAACCGGGAGACCCCGTCGAGCGCCAGCCGCAGGGCGGCACCGGTACAACCCCGGCGGACCGCCTCCCGATTCCCGTGGAGCTGCAGCGGGACGGCCGTGGCCCACCCGTCCGCGGCGGCCGCCACCCAGGCGGTCCCGGCCGGGTGCCCTTCGGCCGCACCGGGACCGGCGACCCCGGTGGTGGCCACGGCGAGGTCGGCGCCCAGCCGGCGGCGCGCCCCGTCGGCCATCTGCCGGGCGACCTCCTCGTGCACGGTGCCCACCCGCGCCAGCAGCGCGGCGTCGACGCCGAGCAGCTCGTGCTTGACCGCCGGGGCGTAGGCGACCACGCCGCCGCGGAGGACGTCGGAGGCGCCGGGCACGTCGACGATGGTGGCGGCCACCAGGCCCCCGGTGAGCGACTCGGCCGTCGCCAGCGCCAGCCCCGCCCGGCGGCACCGCTCGACGAGCTCCGCCGCCGCAGCGGACGAGGGCACCTGAGCGGCACCCCCGCCAGACGAGATCGAGGGGTCAGCGGCCACCCTCGGCCTTCCGACGGCGCTTCATCTCGGCGCGCTCGCTGGTGCGTCGCAGCGAGAGCGCCTTGACCACGTAGTCGATGCCGGTGGCCAGGGTGACCACGACGGCGGCGGCCAGGACCAGCCAGCCGAGCACCTCCCACAGCTGGGCCAGCGGGAAGGTCCACAGCGGGAGCATGAGGATGGCCAGGGCCAGCGCCTGCAGGAAGGTCTTGATCTTGCCGCCGCGGCTGGCCGGCATGACCCCGTGCCGGATCACCCAGAAGCGCATCAGGGTGATCCCGGCCTCGCGGACGAGGACGACGACGGTCACCCACCAGGGGATGACCCCGATGACCGAGAGCCCGACGAAGCCGGTGCCGACGAGCGCCTTGTCGGCGATCGGGTCGGCGACCTTGCCGAAGGTGGTGACCAGCCCGCGGGCGCGCGCCAGGTCGCCGTCGATGCGGTCGGTGGCGATGGCCAGGGAGAAGACCGCCCAGGACCACCAGCGGGAGGCGGCGTCCTCGCCTCCGTGACGCATGAGCAGCCAGCCGAAGAGCGGGACGAGGGCGATCCGCAGCACGGTGAGGGCGTTGGGCAGGTTCCACGGGCTGGGCTCGGCGGCCTGCGCGGCGCCCGTCGCGCCGTTGCCGGTCGGCGCCTGGCTCACGGCCCGACCTCGGCGATCAGGTCGATGCCCTCGGTGGCGACGACCCGGGCGAGGACGGTGGCGCCCACCGGGGTGTCCTCGTCGCTGTCCAGCAGCCGGGTGGTGCCGTCCACGTCGGGGCCCTGGTGGGCTGCGCGACCGACGGCCTCGCCGGTGTCCTCGTCGTGCTCCTCGACGAGCACCTCGACGAGGGAGCCGATGCGCTCCTCGGCGCGCTGCGCGGTGAGCTCCTCGACGAGGCCCTGGACGCGTTCGACCCGGGCGGCGACGACCTCGGGGTCGAGCTTGTCGCCGAGCCGCTCCCCCTCGGTGCCATCCTCGTCGGAGTAGCCGAAGACGCCGACGACGTCGAGGCGGGCGCGGACGAGGAAGTCCTCGAGGACCTGCACGTCCTCCTCGGTCTCGCCGGGGAAGCCGACGATGACGTTGCTACGGATGCCCGCCTCGGGCTCGCGGCCGCGGATCTCCTCGATGAGCCCGAGGAAGGAGGCGGTGTCGCCGAAGCGGCGCATCCGGCGCAGCAGCGGCCCGGAGGCGTGCTGGAAGGAGATGTCGTACCAGGGCTGGACGGTCTCGGTGGCGGCCATCGCGGCGAGCAGCCCGGGCCGGATCTCGGCGGGCTGCAGGTAGGAGACCCGGACCCGCTCGATGCCCTCGACCGCGGCCAGCTCGGGCAGCAGGGCGGTGAGCAGGTCGAGGTCGCCGAGATCCTTGCCGTACGAGGTGGAGTTCTCGCTGACCAGGAAGAGCTCGCGGACCCCTTCGCCGGCCAGCCAGCGGGCCTCGTCGAGGACGTCGGTGGGACGTCGGGAGACGAAGGCGCCGCGGAAGGTGGGGATGGCGCAGAAGGCGCACCGCCGGTCGCAGCCGCTGGCGATCTTCAGCGGCGCCCACGGGCGGTCGTCCAGCCGGCGCCGGGTGGCGCCGCGGGCGTGCGCGGAGTCGCCGCCGGGCTGCCCGTGCCCGGGCACGGCGACCGTGCTGGCGTCGCGCTCGACCGGCGACAGCGGCAGCATCGTGCGCCGGTCGCCGGGGGTGTGCGCGGGCGGGGCGTGCCCGTCGAGCACGGCGCGAAGGTGGCTGGACATGTCGGCGTAGCTGTCGAAGCCGAGCACCGCGTCCGCCTCGGGCAGCTCCTCGGCGAGCTCGGCGCCGTAGCGCTCGGCGAGGCAGCCGACGGCCACCACCTTCTGGGTGCGGGCCTGGCCGCGCAGGTCCCCGGCCTCGAGGATGGCGTCGATGGAGTCCTTCTTCGCCTGCTCGATGAAGCCGCAGGTGTTGACCACGGCCACGTCGGCGTCGGCGGCGTCGTCGACGAGCGTCCAGCCCTCCCCCGCGAGCCGACCGGCGAGCTCCTCGGAGTCGACGTCGTTGCGGGTGCAGCCGAGGGTGACCACGGCGACGCTGCGGGCTTCAGGCATGAGCACCACTCTAGGTGGCGCGCGCGGGCGCTCTCCTCAGCGGCGCGCCTTGGCCACGGTGAGCGCGACCAGGCGGGAGATGACCATGGCGACGTACATGACGCCGGTGAGCTGCTCGACGATGGTGATCGCCCGGGCGTGCGGCTTGACCGCGCCGACGTCGGTCAGCCCGACTCCGGTGAGGTTGGCCCCGGAGAAGTACAGCAGCTCGAGGAAGGAGCGCCGCCCTTCCCCGTCGTAGCCGCTGAAGGAGCCCGGCCAGGCGCTCTGGATGCCGACGTAGAGGTAGGCGAAGCCGAACAGCAGCACGGTGAAGGCGGCGCCGACGGCGAAGAGCTCGTCGCTGGTCACCCAGTTGTCGGAGAAGACGTAGCTGACCAGCCCGTAGGCGACGTAGAAGTAGAAGACCGCCAGGGCGATGTGGCCGGTGACCCCGACGATGGTGTTGTCCGGGTCGATGACGCTCCAGGCCTCCATCGCCACGGCGGGCAGGCCGATGCCCAGGGCCAGCCAGCTGAGCGCGTCGGTGGAGCGGATGACCCCGGCTGCGGTGGTCACCGCGACGAAGCTGATGACGACGAAGGCGAGCCGCCCCCAGAACTGGCCCTCGAGGAAGGGCAGCATGAGCACGGCGAAGAGCTGGACGGCCAGCAGGATCGCCGACGGCTGCTTGCGGATGACCGCCATCCAGTAGGCGCGCCCGGACAGCGGCTGCTTGGGCGCGTACCACTCCTGCTGGGACATGACGACAGACTAGGTGGGCGGGCTCACCGGCCGGTGAGCTGCCACGCGTCCTCGTCCTCGTCGTCGTCGGCGGGGATGTCGGTGCCGATGGGGTCCTCGGCGTAGCGGTCCGGGGTCGCCGCCGCGGTCGTCTCGGCCTCGGCCGCGCCCGGCTCGGCGAAGGGCTCGTCGCCCTCGGCCGGACCGGTCTCGTCGCCTGCCTCGTCGGCACCGTCGGCGGATGCCGCGGCGGGCTCGTCGGCGTCGGGCACCTCCTCGCCGCGCATCCGGGCCAGCGTGGTCGGCAGGTCGTCGGGGGTGACCAGCACGTCGCGGGCCTTGGAGCCCTCCGAGGGGCCGACGACGCCGCGGGACTCCAGCAGGTCCATGAGCCGGCCGGCCTTGGCGAAGCCGACGCGCAGCTTGCGCTGCAGCATGGAGGTCGACCCGAACTGGGTGTTGACGACCAGCTCGGCCGCCTGCAGCAGCACGTCGAGGTCGTCGCCGATGTCCTCGTCGATCTGCTTCTTCGGGGCGTCCGGGACGACGTCCTCGCGGTAGCTCGGGGTGAGCTGGCCGGTGACGTGACCCACGACGTCGTGGATCTCGCTCTCGGCGACCCAGGCGCCCTGGACACGCATCGGCTTGGACTTGCCCATCGGCAGGAAGAGCGCGTCGCCCTGCCCGAGCAGCTTCTCCGCGCCGGGCTGGTCGAGGACGACCCGGCTGTCGGCGAGGCTGGAGGTGGCGAAGGCCATCCGGCTGGGCACGTTGGCCTTGATGAGGCCGGTGACGACGTCCACGGACGGGCGCTGGGTGGCCAGCACGAGGTGGATGCCGGCGGCCCGGGCGAGCTGGGTGATCCGGACGATCGAGTCCTCGACGTCGCGGGGGGCGACCATCATGAGGTCGGCGAGCTCGTCGACGATGACCAGCAGGTAGGGGTAGGGCTGGATGACCCGCTCGCTGCCCGGGATCGGCTGCACCTTCCCGGCCCGCACGGCCTTGTTGTAGTCGTCGATGTGCTTGTACCCGGAGGCGGCGAGGTCGTCGTAGCGCATGTCCATCTCGCGCACGACCCACTGCAGCGCCTCGGCCGCCTTCTTGGCGTTGGTGATGATCGGGGTGATGAGGTGCGGGATGCCCTCGTAGGCGGTCAGCTCGACGCGCTTGGGGTCGATGAGCACCATCCGCACCTCGTCCGGGGTGGACCGCATGAGGATCGAGGTGATCATCGAGTTGACGAAGGAGCTCTTGCCGGAGCCGGTGGCGCCGGCGACGAGGATGTGCGGCATCTTCGCCAGGTTGGCTATGACGTAGCCGCCCTCGACGTCCTTGCCGACACCCATGACCATCGGGTGCTCGTTGTGCCGGGCCACGTCGCTGCGCAGCACGTCGCCGAGGCAGACCATCTCCTTGTCGGCATTCGGGATCTCGATGCCGATGGCCGACTTGCCGGGGATCGGGCTGAGGATGCGCACGTCGGCCGAGGCCACCGCGTAGGCGATGTTCTTGCTCAGCGCGGTGACCCGCTCGACCTTGACGCCGGGGCCGAGCTCGACGACGTACCGGGTGACCGTGGGACCGCGGTGGAAGCCGGTGACCTGGGCGTCGATGCCGAACTCGTCGAGGACGGTGGTCAGCGACTCGACGACCTGGTCGTTGGCCGCGGAGCGCTCCTTGTGCGGCGCGCCCTGCTTGAGGTTGGTGCTGTCCGGGAGGGTGTAGGTGACGTCGCCGGCCAGCGCGAGCTGCTCGACGCGCTGCGGCAGCTGCGCGGTGGGCGGCGCCTGCAGGGTGGTCTTGTCCTCCCCCTTCGACCCGGCGGCAGGCTGCACGGCGTTGGGCATGGGGCGCTTCTCGCCGGGCCGGGGGCCGTCGGCGACCGGTGCCGGAACCTGGTCGGGCTCGGCGGTCTCCGGCACGGCCGTGCTCGCCGGGCGGGCCTTCTTGCGGCGCGGCTGCTCGGCCGGGGCCACCTCGGCGGCCTGCTCGTAGGCGGTGTCCCCGTCCCGCTCGCCGGAGGCGGCGTCGTCGTCGGGGCGGCGTCGGCGTGCCCGCCGGACGGCCTGCTGCGGGGCGTCCTCGACCGGCGGCGCGGCCTGCTGCGGGGGCTCGCCGGTGACCGCGGCCCGCAAGTAGGCGGCCCGGACCGGCACCTCGCGCAGCGGGGTGCCGGTGAGCACGAGCAGGCTGAAGAGGCCCAGCAGGACGAGCAGGATGACCGCGGGCCAGGTGGTCAGGCCGGTGACCAGCGGGTCGGAGGCGAGGAAGCCGACGATCCCGCCGGCCGAGCGCATGCCGCTGGCGCCGTCGGGCGGCTGGGGCAGGCCCTCGACGATGTGGGTGAGGCCACAGACGGAGAGGGCGAGCATGCCCAGGCCGAGGCCGACCCGTCCGCTGGCGACCGGGTCGGCGCCGCGCAGCAGCCGCCAGCCGAGGGCGACGAGTACCACCGGCAGGGCGTAGGCGACGAGGCCGAAGGTGCCGGCGGCGACGGCGTGCACGACGTCGCCGACGAGACCGTCCAGACCCCACCACTCGCGGGCGGCGACGACGACGGCGAGGCCCACGAGCAGCAGCCCCAGACCGTCGCGGCGGTGCTCGGGGTCGAGCTCGCTGGCGCTCTGGCCCACCTTGCGGACGCTGGCGCCAGCGGCGCCGGCCACCCCGTTCCAGGTGGCGGTCACGGCCTGGACCGGCAGCGGGAGGCCGCCGCCCTTCGCCGTCCTGGTGCGGGAGGTCGTGGGGCGGCTGGTGCCCTTGCCGGTGCTCTTGCGGGCCGAGCCCTTGGCAGAGGTGGTCTTGGCGGACGTCTTGCGGGCCGCGCCTGCGCTGCCCCCCGAGGTGCGCCCGCTCCCCTTGGCGCGACTGGTCGTCGCGGTAGGGCGGGTCGAGGTCGAGCGCGCCGGCCGCCCGGGTCCGCGGGAGGCGCCGTCGCGGGACCGGGTGGAGCTGCCGGTAGGTGTGGCCATGCTGGCAGGGTAGGCGATCGTCACCCTCTTCACACGTGTCCCACGCGCACCACCCCTCCCGTCACCCCTTTATCGGGTAACCCGATAAAGGCTCGGTCACCTCATAAGGCTTCTCCGGGGAGCGAGAGGTTCTCGGGTGCGGGTGCCGCCGAGGCACCTTCTCGTGGGCCCTCCGGCCGAGCTGGCGAAGGGGGCACCGCGACCGCACCGGAACGTCACCTCGTCCACAGCCGAGACCGACCGACCCGCCGTGCACGAGGCCGCTGACTACGCTGCCACCGTGCTGATCGCCGTCACCGCTGTCGCCGTGGGCCTCGCCGGCCTCGCGCTCGCCGGCACCTGGACGCGCACCGGCCGGTACCGCCGCGAGGACGAGACCGGCCCGCTGCCGCGGCACACCTGGGTCCTCGCCGCGACCCCGCTGATCGTCGCCGCGCTCGCGGTGGCCGCCGCGGACCAGCCCTGGGGGGTCGCTGCGGCGGCGATGCTGCTGGCCGCGGTCAGCCCCACCCTCGTCGCCGTCGACGCCGACGTGCACCGTCTGCCGAACGTCCTCACCCTGCCGCTCGCCCCGACGACGTGGGCGCTGCTCACGATGGCGGCGGCCACGACCGACCGGTGGCCCGACCTGCGCCGCGCCGGCCTGGCACTGCTCGTCCTGGGCGGCCTCTTCGTCCTGGCCAGCCTGCTCACCGGGTCGCGCGGGCTCGGCATGGGCGACGCCAAGCTGGTGCTCACCCTGGCCCCGCTGCTGGCCTGGTTCGGCTGGTCCCCGGTGCTCCTCGGCCTCTACGGCTCGTTCCTGCTCGGCGGCCTCGCCGCACTGGCCCTCGTGGCGACCCGACGGGCGGACCGCAGCACCCACCTCGCCTTCGGGCCCTACCTGCTCGTCGGCAGCCTGGTCACGCTGCTGCTCGTCAGCTGACCCGGGTCCCCTCGCTTCGTCTCTCCTTCGCATCGGTGGAGGTATCCCCACGCGCCAGAGCGCGCCCCATCACCTCCACCCGGGTGAAGGGCGACCCCGGTGGAGGTATCCCCACGCGCCAGAGCGCGCCCCATCACCTCCACCCGGGTGAAGGGCGTGCGGGTGGAGGTATCCCGACGCGCCAGAGCGCGCCCCATCACCTCCACCCGATCGAAGGGCGACCCCGGTGGAGGTGTCCGCACGCGCCAGAGCGCGCCCCATCACCTCCACCCGAGCGAAGGGCGGCGCATCACCTCCACCCACGACCCGCCCACGACAAGCCCCCTGCCCCGCGTCCCGGATGCCAAGACGCGCCGCACCCTGCACGACGGCCCGCCCAGACCTTGCTACTCTCCTGCACAGGTCATGAGCGCCAGCGCAAAGCCCCGGCTCGCTGGCCGGCAACCCTCCAACCGCGGTGGGGTGCTCCGGGTGACGACCAGGCCGTGCGTCGACCGTCGCGCGGCAAGCGCGGACTCGAGGTCACCGCCCGGGTCCGGTGAGGACCAGGAGAGACGCACATGTCAGTGGCCACCCAGACCCGCCCGCACCGCACCGAGGCTCCCCTGCTGCACGCCGTGACGGGCACCCCCGTCCCGGCCACCGTCGCCGCCGGGCTGCCCTGCGCGACCCTCGACGGGCGCACGGTGGAGCACGCCAACCTCGACCACGGCGCTTCCGCACCGGCGCTGACCGCGGTCAAGCAGGCCGTCGACACCGCCACCCGCAGCTACGCCTCGGTGCACCGCGGCAAGGGGCACGCCTCCCAGGTCTCCAGCCGCTACTACGAGGCGGCCCGCGAGGAGGTGGCCCGCTTCGTCGGCGCCCGCCCCGGCGACGAGGTGATCTTCACCCGGCAGACCACCGACGCCATGACCCTGCTCGCCGGGGCCCTGCCCGAGGGCACCGAGGTCGTCGTCTTCGACTCCGAGCACCACGCCTCGCTGCTGCCCTGGCCGGCCGGGCGCACCACCCGCCTGCCGGTCCCGCGCAGCGAGGACGCCGCCGCCGACGCGCTCGAGCGAGCGCTGCAGGCGCGGACCGACCGGCCCGTGCTGGTCGTCGTCACCGCCGCCTCGAACGTCACCGGCGAGCTGTGGCCGGTCCGCCGCCTGGCCGACCTCGCCCACGCCCACGGCGCCCGCATCGTCGTCGACGCGGCCCAGCTGGCCCCGCACCGCGCGGTGGACCTGACCGCGCTCGGCGCCGACTACCTCGCCTTCTCCGGCCACAAGGTCTATGCCCCCTACGGCACCGGCGTCCTCGTCGGTCGCGCCGACTGGCTGGACGCGGCGCCGCCCTACCTGCCCGGGGGCGGCGCCACGGCCGAGGTCGGCCCCAGCGGCGCCACCTGGCGCACCGGCGCGGCCCGGCACGAAGGGGGCAGCCCGAACGTCCTCGGCGCGGTCGCCCTGGCCGCCGCCTGCGCCACCTTCCGCCGCCACCGCGAGGCGATCGAGGCCCACGAGGCGCACCTCTTCGACGGGCTGGTCGACGCCCTGGAGGCGATCGACGGGGTCCGCACGTACAGCATCTTCTCGTCCGCGCAGCCGCGGGTGCCGGTGGTGACCTTCACGCTCGACGGGCTGCCCGCCGACCTCGTCGCCACCGCCCTCTCCCGGGAGCACGGCATCGGGGTGCGCGACGGCAAGTTCTGCGCGCACCCGCTGGTGACCGAGCTGCTCCAGGACCAGAGCGAAGGGGGCTGCGCCGGCCCGGTCGACGGCACCGGTGCCGGGACCGCCGTCCGGGTCAGCCTCGGCCTGGGCAACCGGCCCGAGCACGTCACCCGTCTCGTGGCCGCGATCCGCGAGCTCGCCGGCGCGGGCCCGCGCTGGGAGTACGCCCGCGGCGCGGACGGCACCTGGCAGCCGGTCGGCGTCGGTGCCGCCGAGGAGGCGCCGCTCCCCTGGTGACCCTCCCGGGCCCGACCCGCCCCACCAGCACCGACACCGCTGCGCCCCCGCCACCGAGGTGACGGGGGCGCAGCGGTGCGCGGGGCTCAGGCCTCGACGACCACCGGCAGGATCATCGGCCGGCGACGGATCTTGCCGCCGACCCAGCTGCCGACGGCGCGACGCACCACCTGCTGCAGCTGGTG
Proteins encoded:
- a CDS encoding ATP-dependent helicase, coding for MSDTNPPGPPGAADSPASSTDVLERFSPATRDWFRGSFAEPTSAQRGAWHAISSGQHALVVAPTGSGKTLSAFLWALDRLASTPPPQEALARCRVLYVSPLKALAVDVERNLRSPLVGIGHAAARLGLDAPEVTVGVRSGDTPAAERRAFAKTPTDVLITTPESLFLMLTSGAREALQGVETVIIDEIHAMAGTKRGAHLALSLERLDEMLPQPAQRVGLSATVRPVEEVARFLAGGRPVEIVQPTSTKQWQLDVVVPVADLTQLGEPTGDLTGQAAGEERRASIWPHVEERVVDLVAAHRTTLVFVNSRRIAERLTGRLNELWAERQVETSGDADGATDEPRHDEGGPSDRTAGEGGARPPAEMMAQSGASAGAPPVIARAHHGSVSKEQRDLIEDDLKAGRLPCVVATSSLELGIDMGAIDLVVQIESPPSVASGLQRVGRAGHQVGAVSHGVVMPKFRGDLVQSAVVVERMRAGDIEALHVPTNPLDVLAQQVVAMCALDDWQVPDLEALVRRAAPFASLPSTVLHATLDMLAGRYPSDEFAELRPRLTWDRGAGTLSGRRGAQRLAVTSGGTIPDRGLYGVFLAGSDGPGRRVGELDEEMVYESRVGDTFTLGTSTWRIQDITHDQVLVTPAPGEPGRLPFWHGDQIGRPAELGAAVGSFVREVGALAPGPARERLTAAGLDPWAADNLLGYLGEQREATGHLPDDRTIVVERFRDEIGDWRVALHSPFGAQVHAPWALAISARMRERLGVDVQAMHGDDGIVLRLPDVELDGGDGPGQGARAEEILDLITLDPSDVETLVTEEIGGSALFAARFRECAARALLLPRRRPDRRTPLWQQRQRAAALLEVASGHAQFPIVLETVRECLQDVFDVPALTDLMTKVAGREVSLVDVESPRPSPFAASLMFGYVAQFLYEGDSPLAERRAAALTLDPTLLADLLGRGEQLALADLLDPDAVRRTEAELQHLTPERAARDGEDVLDLLRVLGPLSLADLDARSTEALDVPALQEALEQLRRTRQAVPVRIAGQERWAWIEDAARLRDALGVSLPPGLPESVLTPTADPLGELVARYARTHVPFAAADLATWWGIGRAVAQDALRRLVQSGRVVEGDLLPEECGGSGGELCDAEVLRLLRRRSLAALRHEVEPVDPRQYARFLPSWQGVGRRMRGREGVLRVVEQLSGVRLPASAVESLVLPARMGEPAGPLLDELTAAGEILWSGHGAMAGDDLWVSLHLAETAPQTLPLPDRDDLDPVEEALLAALSGGGARFFRDLADDVARRFLDEQSEAVGDDRLVEALWSLVHRGLVTGDTLAPVRASLAGGRSSHRTSRRPPSRGRYGSRPRLGRSGLPGRSGPPRATGRWSLLPAAEDDPTVRAHAAAEGLLDRHGVVTRGAVAAEDVPGGFAAVHRVLGAAEEAGQVRRGYFVEGLGASQFAAAGAVDQVRSSGGADGAVVLAATDPANPWGAALRWPERDGGHQPGRKAGALVVTVDGALVLYVERGGRTLLTWSEDEAVLARAAGALAEAVQRGALGRLTVQKADGADVLGSAEPLARALEGAGFHATPRGLRLRPGGRG
- a CDS encoding Fpg/Nei family DNA glycosylase: MPEGDTVWRTAQRLGSALAGERLTLAEIRWGEVDEAPLRGAVVREVVPRGKHLLHRTDTGWSLHTHLRMEGSWRVERAGSPAAARMLRRPAVRAALGTDRWTTIGLDLGVLDLVPTEDEHRLVGHLGPDILGPDWDHDEALRRLRETPGTTIGEALLDQRHLAGIGTFWASEALFAERVHPWRAVGELTPDELTALVERARTLMLRGKEHAMQSSTGVRRRGEESYVHARSGRPCRRCGSTVRVAALGAPPRERPFFSCPGCQGGPAPTDDGRPQAPLGAKRR
- a CDS encoding helix-turn-helix domain-containing protein — protein: MVLLREELGDVLRDARASQGRTLRDVSAGASVSLGYLSEIERGEKEASSELLASVCAALDLPLSSVLTELADRARRAEEASAPVTLPVASAREVAAPAA
- a CDS encoding nicotinamide-nucleotide amidohydrolase family protein, whose amino-acid sequence is MPSSAAAAELVERCRRAGLALATAESLTGGLVAATIVDVPGASDVLRGGVVAYAPAVKHELLGVDAALLARVGTVHEEVARQMADGARRRLGADLAVATTGVAGPGAAEGHPAGTAWVAAAADGWATAVPLQLHGNREAVRRGCTGAALRLALDGVSRLSPPRGTVKTPDEER